The following coding sequences lie in one Corynebacterium humireducens NBRC 106098 = DSM 45392 genomic window:
- a CDS encoding SulP family inorganic anion transporter, which yields MTSERPLWERFLPGVGALKRYERAWLGGDIVAGITVAAYLVPQVMAYAVIAGLPAVVGLWAVLAPMFIYFFLGTSRKLSIGPESTTALMTAAGVGALLSAAGGPEYYAEVAALLAIAVGVVCIVGFLARLGFLTTLLSRPVLIGYLIGIALLMIVSQLGKVTKLHVDGDSTWREVLDFLGKLEYVHWPTLALSAVVLVMLYVVAWIAPKLPGSLMVLLVAAAVVQIFNLRAYGLAVIGEVPRGLPEFRVPDLGTVDVWTMLPYAVGIAIVGFSDNILTGRAFASGRGEVIDSNQELLALGAANLANGFFQGFPVSSSGSRTVLGDAAGARTQVHSLVVIVMVVMVLMFAGPVLESFPTAALGALVIYAATRLIDIPEIIRIARFRRSELVITLATAAAVVIFGVLGGIGFAIALSILDLLRRITRPYADVLGYAPGVPGMHSLDDYEDARPVDGLLVFRYDAPIFFANADGFVQHAMRAVEESETPVQWFLLNAEANTEIDLTAVDALDELRAKLERRGIKFAMARVKQDLYRRLEPTGFIDHVGRDYIFETLPTGVRAYANRYQARHGRWPDGVPREVVEP from the coding sequence ATGACCAGTGAGAGGCCATTGTGGGAGCGTTTCCTCCCCGGGGTGGGCGCACTCAAACGCTATGAGCGTGCCTGGCTCGGCGGAGACATTGTCGCGGGTATCACCGTGGCGGCGTACCTGGTGCCGCAGGTCATGGCCTATGCGGTGATCGCCGGGTTGCCGGCGGTCGTCGGGCTGTGGGCGGTGCTGGCGCCGATGTTCATCTATTTCTTCCTCGGCACGTCACGGAAGCTGTCGATCGGACCGGAGTCGACCACGGCGCTGATGACGGCGGCCGGTGTCGGTGCCCTCCTGTCGGCGGCCGGCGGTCCGGAGTACTACGCCGAGGTCGCGGCGCTGTTAGCGATCGCCGTCGGAGTGGTCTGCATCGTGGGATTCCTGGCGCGGCTGGGATTCCTCACGACGCTGCTGTCGCGTCCGGTGCTCATCGGCTACCTCATCGGCATCGCGCTGCTGATGATCGTGAGCCAGCTGGGCAAGGTGACCAAGCTGCACGTCGACGGGGACAGCACGTGGCGGGAGGTGCTCGACTTCCTGGGGAAGCTGGAGTACGTGCACTGGCCGACGCTGGCGCTCTCCGCCGTCGTCCTGGTCATGCTCTACGTGGTGGCCTGGATCGCGCCGAAACTGCCCGGTTCGCTGATGGTGCTGCTCGTCGCGGCGGCCGTCGTGCAGATCTTCAACCTCCGTGCCTACGGTCTGGCGGTCATCGGTGAGGTGCCGCGGGGGCTGCCGGAGTTCCGCGTCCCCGACCTCGGGACGGTCGACGTCTGGACGATGCTGCCGTATGCGGTGGGCATCGCCATCGTCGGCTTCTCCGACAACATCCTCACCGGCCGTGCCTTCGCGTCCGGCAGGGGAGAGGTCATCGATTCCAACCAGGAACTCCTGGCGCTCGGTGCCGCTAACCTGGCGAACGGCTTCTTCCAGGGTTTCCCGGTGTCCTCCTCCGGCTCGCGCACCGTCCTCGGTGACGCCGCCGGCGCCCGCACCCAGGTCCATTCGCTGGTGGTCATCGTCATGGTCGTCATGGTCCTCATGTTCGCCGGCCCGGTCCTGGAGTCCTTCCCGACGGCCGCGCTGGGTGCCCTGGTCATCTACGCGGCCACCCGGCTCATCGACATCCCCGAGATCATCCGCATCGCCCGTTTCCGCAGGAGCGAGCTGGTGATCACCCTCGCCACCGCGGCCGCCGTGGTCATCTTCGGCGTGCTCGGCGGCATCGGTTTCGCCATCGCCCTGTCGATCCTCGACCTCCTGCGCCGCATCACCCGCCCCTACGCGGACGTCCTCGGCTACGCGCCGGGCGTGCCTGGCATGCACAGCCTCGACGACTACGAGGATGCACGCCCCGTCGACGGCCTCCTGGTGTTCCGTTACGACGCCCCCATCTTCTTCGCCAACGCCGACGGCTTCGTGCAGCACGCGATGAGGGCCGTCGAGGAGTCGGAGACGCCGGTGCAGTGGTTCCTCCTCAACGCGGAGGCCAACACCGAGATCGATCTCACGGCCGTCGACGCCCTCGACGAACTGCGTGCCAAGTTGGAGCGGCGCGGCATCAAGTTCGCGATGGCGCGCGTGAAGCAGGACCTCTACCGACGCCTCGAGCCCACCGGCTTCATCGACCACGTCGGCCGGGACTACATTTTCGAGACGCTGCCCACCGGGGTGCGGGCCTACGCCAACCGCTACCAGGCCCGGCACGGACGCTGGCCGGACGGGGTGCCGCGCGAGGTGGTCGAGCCCTGA
- a CDS encoding O-acetylhomoserine aminocarboxypropyltransferase/cysteine synthase family protein, translating into MHNQTKLIHSGYVPGNKDPRQVPIVQSTTYTFDSSEDIAAVFDEPTHALIYSRFANPTVMAVETKIAELEGGAAAMATSSGQAATALSIMNVCSAGDSFVASSEIYGGTLNLFHTTLKRFGIEVIYVDQDASEEEIAAAFKPNTKALFGETIGNPAMSVLDIEKFARIAHGQGVPLIVDSTFATPMLCRPIEHGADVVIHSTSKYMDGHALQVGGMIVDAGTFDYTNGKFPGFTEPDESYHGVVYTKDYAVAPFIIKARMQLQRDFGAYPSAHSAFMLNHSLESLDVRMQRHCENAQRVAEYLEGRKDVLVDVRYPGLDSSPYRELAKKYLSGNSGVLCIDIKGGREAGVKFMDALELVTRQVHVADARSCVLHPASTTHRQVPDEQLPSVGITPGLVRISVGLENVDDIIADIEQALEKSQA; encoded by the coding sequence ATGCACAACCAGACCAAGCTCATCCACTCCGGCTATGTCCCGGGCAACAAGGACCCCCGACAGGTGCCGATCGTGCAGTCCACGACCTACACCTTCGACTCCTCCGAGGACATCGCGGCGGTGTTCGATGAGCCGACCCACGCGCTGATCTACTCCCGCTTCGCCAACCCGACCGTCATGGCGGTGGAGACGAAGATCGCCGAGCTGGAGGGCGGTGCCGCGGCGATGGCGACCTCCTCCGGCCAGGCCGCGACCGCGCTGTCGATCATGAACGTCTGCTCGGCGGGTGACTCCTTCGTGGCCTCCTCCGAGATCTACGGCGGCACCCTCAACCTCTTCCACACGACGCTCAAGCGTTTCGGCATCGAGGTCATCTACGTCGACCAGGACGCCTCCGAGGAGGAGATCGCCGCCGCCTTCAAGCCGAACACGAAGGCACTGTTCGGTGAGACCATCGGCAACCCGGCGATGAGCGTGCTGGACATCGAGAAGTTCGCCCGCATCGCCCACGGTCAGGGCGTGCCGCTCATCGTCGACTCCACCTTCGCCACCCCGATGCTGTGCCGCCCCATCGAGCACGGCGCCGACGTGGTCATCCACTCCACCTCCAAGTACATGGACGGCCACGCGCTGCAGGTCGGCGGCATGATCGTCGACGCCGGCACCTTCGACTACACCAACGGCAAGTTCCCGGGCTTCACCGAGCCGGACGAGTCCTACCACGGCGTCGTGTACACCAAGGACTACGCCGTTGCCCCCTTCATCATCAAGGCCCGCATGCAGCTGCAGCGTGATTTCGGCGCCTACCCGTCCGCGCACTCCGCCTTCATGCTCAACCACTCCCTCGAGAGCCTCGACGTGCGCATGCAGCGCCACTGCGAGAACGCACAGAGGGTCGCCGAGTACCTCGAGGGCCGCAAGGACGTGCTTGTCGACGTCCGCTACCCCGGACTCGACTCCTCCCCGTACCGCGAGCTGGCGAAGAAGTACCTCAGCGGCAACTCCGGCGTGCTGTGCATCGACATCAAGGGGGGCCGCGAGGCCGGCGTGAAGTTCATGGACGCCCTCGAGCTGGTCACCCGCCAGGTGCACGTCGCCGACGCCCGTTCCTGCGTGCTGCACCCGGCGTCGACCACGCACCGCCAGGTGCCGGACGAGCAGCTGCCGTCCGTCGGCATCACCCCGGGTCTGGTGCGCATCTCCGTCGGCCTGGAGAACGTCGACGACATCATCGCCGACATCGAGCAGGCCCTGGAGAAGTCCCAGGCCTAA
- a CDS encoding vitamin K epoxide reductase family protein, whose product MTTSVLSKLTTPTAPVEKPRNTANVLIWTFFGVAVMGWTASAILSAIHFWVLPIPEGVPTRGPMAVMMSDYSYVGPIPLATIGAVYYIGMMAASALWLFTKSELLEKLLLPVTAIGVALSAVFVYLQLFVIGEICPFCMVSAAATTLLFFIELTVKKIGGARTAPIVNPAIAAPIMIAIPLVMAIVAMFSLTVLPLPEF is encoded by the coding sequence ATGACGACCTCCGTTCTGAGCAAGCTCACCACCCCGACCGCCCCCGTCGAGAAGCCCCGTAACACGGCGAACGTCCTCATCTGGACCTTCTTCGGTGTCGCCGTCATGGGCTGGACCGCCAGCGCCATCCTCTCCGCGATCCACTTCTGGGTCCTGCCGATCCCGGAGGGCGTGCCCACCCGCGGCCCCATGGCCGTCATGATGAGTGACTACTCCTACGTCGGCCCGATCCCGCTGGCCACCATCGGCGCGGTCTACTACATCGGCATGATGGCGGCCTCCGCCCTGTGGCTGTTCACCAAGAGCGAGCTGCTGGAGAAGCTGCTCCTGCCGGTCACCGCCATCGGTGTCGCCCTCTCCGCGGTCTTCGTCTACCTGCAGCTGTTCGTCATCGGCGAGATCTGCCCGTTCTGCATGGTCTCCGCCGCAGCCACCACCCTGCTGTTCTTCATTGAGCTGACCGTCAAGAAGATCGGCGGCGCACGCACCGCCCCGATCGTCAACCCGGCTATCGCCGCCCCGATCATGATCGCCATCCCGCTGGTCATGGCCATCGTCGCGATGTTCTCCCTCACTGTTCTGCCGCTGCCGGAGTTCTAG
- a CDS encoding tocopherol cyclase family protein encodes MTGHPLARYRGTGADLPFGDPTRAHRGVAMEGYFWRLTDPATGRVLIALCGANQGPEGPWATVGLAGSNGFLRTAAVDGAWTDPARLGVRGGPAASPAFVGSPERLHVDLGADARLDLRFHGLRPWPHRTFGGSSVFQVIPGLNQYWHPWLLGGRASGTATLGGETWEFTDAQVYGEKNWGREGFPDSWWWGQAQGFAEPEACVAFAGGLVTAGPLRVEVTGLVVRLPDARVLRLGNPVVSPVHTRTTDDSWVLSGRGYGWRVEVTGSAPLADAFVLPVPLPSEHRNVAGDLEHLTGDLEVTVSRFGRHVWGGRTTLAALEHGGLDRAASELRRRGLDPTLSDAPPWT; translated from the coding sequence GTGACCGGGCACCCGCTCGCCCGTTACCGCGGCACCGGCGCCGACCTCCCCTTCGGCGACCCCACCCGCGCCCACCGCGGTGTCGCGATGGAGGGCTACTTCTGGCGCCTCACCGATCCGGCGACCGGCCGCGTCCTCATCGCCCTGTGCGGCGCCAACCAGGGGCCGGAGGGGCCGTGGGCGACGGTCGGCCTGGCCGGGTCGAACGGTTTCCTCCGCACTGCGGCGGTCGACGGCGCATGGACTGACCCGGCGCGGCTCGGGGTCCGGGGCGGCCCCGCCGCCTCCCCGGCGTTCGTGGGCTCCCCGGAGAGGCTGCACGTGGACCTCGGTGCCGACGCCCGCCTGGACCTGCGCTTCCATGGCCTGCGACCGTGGCCGCACCGCACCTTCGGCGGGTCCAGCGTCTTCCAGGTGATCCCGGGGCTGAACCAGTACTGGCACCCGTGGCTGCTCGGTGGGCGTGCCTCCGGGACCGCCACCCTCGGCGGTGAGACCTGGGAGTTCACCGACGCCCAGGTCTACGGCGAGAAGAACTGGGGCCGCGAGGGCTTCCCCGATTCCTGGTGGTGGGGGCAGGCGCAGGGTTTCGCGGAGCCGGAGGCGTGCGTCGCCTTCGCCGGCGGGCTGGTCACGGCGGGGCCGCTGCGGGTGGAGGTGACGGGGCTGGTGGTGCGGTTGCCGGACGCGCGCGTGCTGCGCCTCGGCAACCCCGTGGTCAGCCCGGTCCACACCCGCACCACCGATGACTCCTGGGTGCTCTCGGGGCGGGGCTACGGCTGGCGGGTGGAGGTCACCGGCTCCGCCCCGCTCGCCGACGCCTTCGTCCTCCCCGTCCCCCTCCCCAGCGAACACCGCAACGTCGCGGGCGATCTCGAGCACCTCACCGGCGACCTGGAGGTCACCGTCTCCCGCTTCGGCCGGCACGTGTGGGGCGGCCGCACCACGCTGGCGGCCCTCGAACACGGCGGGCTGGACCGCGCTGCCTCTGAGCTGCGCAGACGTGGTCTGGACCCCACGCTTTCCGACGCCCCACCGTGGACGTGA